From the Synechococcales cyanobacterium T60_A2020_003 genome, the window GAAGGAAACGCCTTATTCTCAATACGGTGTGCTTCTTGCTGTGACCAATTACGTACGAGAAGCGTTTATAGCCCGGATATTGAGCTCCCATGCAATTGGGCATTGATGGAACTGCGCCGAAAACCTGTTAGGAATCTTAAATAAAGCCAAACCAAGCGGTTGAAAGTACGAAGGGATGACTAGATTCCAAACTCACTTCCGTGGCGGGAACGCCATCTAGTTCCAAGCGGTGAGGAGTCAACGGGTCAAAGAGATCATTGGGTTGACTAAACGTGCGATTGGGCTGAGAACTGCGCTGAATCAGAGGCGGGCGATCGTTGCCTGTTGCGATCATTTTCACTTCTCGCACGCCAATGACCAATAAACACAGTTGATTGATAGGAGCTTGAAACAGGAGGCGTATGGATTGGCGTCCTGCAAGCGGCATCAGCACACTCTCGCGCCGATGCGTCCAAAAAATAGGATTGGAGGGTTGAAGGGCGATCGCCCCTTCAAATTGAATTCCTAAAGTCTGAAATTGGTCTGTTACGACTTCAAACGGACATAATTTTGAAAAATCGAGCGTCTGAACCTTCGGAACTTGGCATGAACCTACGGAACCCGCGTCTGACAAGCGGTTGTAGGTTCCGTAGGCTTCAGATTGGACGTATGGGCTTTGATTGGATGAATCTGAACAGACAAATGGAGACCAGGAGGGGCGTTGAAAGGAAACCATAGGTAAGACACTCAATGATGCACTAAGGGGCTCTACAGAGAAGGTTTCCAGCTTTGCGTAGAAAGTTCCATTTTTTGTGGCAGTTCTTGAATTGGATGCTTGGTTCTATCTCAGAAGGCGATCGCATCCACCAAACTTAACATCGGTTCTATCTCCAATTTCATCCCGCTAATCTGGAACATTCCCCTAGATCTGGGGTCATACTTCCATAGATATTGCATTCTGTCCCATGAAGGAGAATCAGAGATGATGTGCTGGCATACATTCCGATCCGGTACGGCATGGATGATGTGTCTGGGCATGGCTACGACTGCCCTTGTGCCATTTCTAGCATCGGCACCTGCTACTGCTCGACCAGAACCCATCACCCTCGCACAGCTTTTCCCTCAAAGCCGCACTGTGATTCCTGCGGGCGCTGTCATTCCGGTTCGTTATGATGACGCTGAAAAAATTATCCTAACGCCAGATGAAAGCTTAGAAGTCACGCTAACGGTTGCCCAGGATCTCTATTCCACATCGGGTACTCGCCTGATTCCTATGGGCAGCCTCATTGAAGGCAACTTAGTTCCTGCGGAGGGAGGCAGTCAGTTTGTCGCCGAAACCATCATCTTTCCCACTGGAGTTAGCCGTCCCATTGATGCCGTATCTGAGGTTGTTACGAATCGAGAAGTGATCACCGAAGAGTCTGACCCGGATTTGCTCCGGGGAGCCGCAATTGGAGCAGCAGCGGCGGCGGTACTTGCTGAAATCTTTGGCAGTATTGATTTCTGGGAAGTCCTCGGTGGTGCAGGTCTAGGGGTACTGACGAGCATTCTCATTGGGGGCGATCGCGATGAAGTTGAAGTAATCGTCATTGAACCCGAAACCGACCTTGACTTAACGTTAACGTCTGATTTCGCACTGAATTAAGGCGTTTAACTGAATTTCTCTGAACGGTATGCCGCTCCGCATGAACTTGGCATTGGTCGTCCCCAATCCCCTGCTCCTTCACTCTGGGAAATTCGCCTAAATTTGCACTTGCTCAATTGGGTTGACTAGCATTAAGATAGTAGACTGTGTCGAATTATGGCGAACCTATGCCCAAGCTGAAGAGTCGCAAGGCTGCTGCGAAGCGTTTTCGTCGCAGTGGCAGCGGAAAAATTATGCGTCGGAAAGCTTTCAAGAATCACATCTTGCAGCACAAAACTGCAACTCGAAAGCGTCGTCTATCTCAACCTGCTGTTGTTAACGAGCGGGATGCTGAGAATGTGGAGCTAATGCTTCCCTATTTGTAAGACATGGGTAGAGCCAGGTTGGAAAGCCAAGCACCCTAGAAATCAACGTTTTGCTTAAGGAAATAGTCGAACATGGCACGAGTCAAACGCGGTAATGTTGCCCGGAAGCGCCGCAAAAAAATTCTAAAGTTAGCGAAAGGATTTCGAGGATCACACTCGAAGCTGTTTCGGACAGCAAATCAGCAGGTGATGAAAGCCCTACGCAATGCGTATCGCGATCGCCGCAAGCGCAAGCGTGATTTTCGTCGTCTTTGGATTGCTCGGATTAATGCTGCTGCTCGTCAACATGGCATGAGCTACAGCCAGTTGATTGGCAACCTCAAGAAAGCGGATATTCAGATTAACCGCAAGATGTTGGCGCAGATGGCCGTTTTGGATCCATCCGGTTTCGCCAAGGTTGTTGAGGCCGCAGGCAAGGCATCTTAAATCTTTAGGCGCATGACCAATCGTCGCGGCCTGAAATGGATTGCCGCATTGATGCTCGTGGCTACGACTATGGGGGCGCAGATCAGCTCTGCGTCCCTTCCTATTTATGCTGCTGAGTTAGATGAAATTATTGAGCGGGGTTATCTCGTTGTCGCTGTTAAGGATAACTGGCAACCCCTTGGATTTCGAGATGATGATGGCGAGCTCGTGGGTTTAGAAATCGAAATTGCCCATCGTTTGGCTGCAGAATTATTGGGCGATCCAACGGCGGTTGAATTAATTCCTGTGCAAAACTCTGACCGTCTCTCCGTACTCCTCACTGGAGAGGTTGACTTAGTTATTGCAGGAATGACAGCCACCGACGGGCGATCGCGCCTTGTGAGTTTTAGTACGCCCTATTACTTAGACGGCACTGCCCTAATTACGCGATCGCCTGACATTCAAGATATTTCCGACGTTTCGGGAGTTGTGGCGGTACTCGAAGGTTCTAGCGCAATTTCTACGGTGCGATCGCGCCTTCCTGATGTAGACATGATTGGCGTTTCCTCCTACCAAGAGGCGTTGGAGCACTTAGAAAACGGTGAGGCGATCGCCTTTGCCGGGGATACCAGTATCCTCGCAGGTTGGGTACAAGAGTATCCTACCTATCACGTCTTACCGACAGTATTATCGGTTGATGCCTTGGCGATCGCGATGCCTAGAGGAAATCAATATTACCCGCTCTATCAAAAGATCAACGATGCGATCGCATCGTGGTACGAGGATGGCTGGCTGTCAGAGCAGTTAGATTATTGGGGTTTGCCCTAAATTCTCCGCAAAATTGAACCCATTTATTTCAACCTTCTCAGCTATCCGAGCCTCTCAATCCATAGCTTCATGCTGTTAATAAGTAGAGAGTCCTAACTCAACGTAGCTCTGGAACCTAGAAAGCTCGGTATACCGTTCTCAGGACATCGTTTAATTCAGGTTACCCACTTACCATAAGCACAACTAAGGAATTTTTGGAAACTTGAACTGAAAATCCTTTAAATCCTGTGGCAAGATTACCGAAGTGAACTAATATAATTGCCTGAGGCCATAATCAGTTTCTTAACATTTGCGCTGATGCTTTAACTGAGTTCACGCTTATCTGAAGTGCAAGGTTTCTGATGAACCTTGCCTCTTGCGTCCGCTTCGTTACTGACTCTTTCTGACACCGTCGTTCAATCCCACTCAACGATTTCCGATGCCCTCTTACCTTTACCATTTGGCTGCATTTGTGATATCAGCTGCGATTGTCGTGGTGACTACTCCCCTGGTCAAGGCAGTTGGGCTGAAAAGTGGATACTATGACCCTCCTGGTGGACGTAAGGTTCACAAGAAGCCCATGGTTCGGCTGGGGGGGGTTTCCATATTCATCGGCTGTTTGGTAGCGCTACTGACCGTGTGGGGGCTAGGTGGATTTGGCACGCTACCATCAGACAAGGAGTACGAGGTTTGGGGGGTGACCATTGGTGGCCTTGCGTTTTTCCTCATCGGCCTAGCAGATGATTTATTCAATCTTCCTCCCCTTGTGCGCTTACTGTTGCAGAGTGCGGTTGCTGCGTGTGCATGGTCGGTAGGGGTTCAAATTGAGTTTCTGACGGTTCCGTTTATGGGATTGATCAGCTTGGATCCCTGGATCAGCTTGCCGATTACCGTCGTTTGGCTCGTGGGAATGACCAATGCGATTAACTGGATTGACGGCTTAGACGGTTTGGCAGCGGGGGTCTCTGGCATTGCCGCTATGGTGATGTTGGTCGTTTGCCTATTCATGAATCAACCTGCGGCGGCTCTGATTGCGGCTGCACTGGCCGGAGGATGTCTAGGATTTCTCCGCTACAATTTCAACCCTGCTCAAATTTTTATGGGAGATGGCGGCTCCTATTACATGGGATTTACGCTGGCAGGCATTGCGGTGATTGGTTTGGTCAAGAGCGTGACCACGGTTGCGGTTTTGCTGCCTTACGTGATCCTCGCCGTGCCCATCCTGGATATGTCGGCGGTTATCTTAGACCGTCTCCGCAATGGCAAGTCACCCTTCAAGGCGGATAAGCGACACCTCCACCATCGCCTTCTGAATGCTGGCTTGTCCCATCGCTTTACGGTTTTATTCATCTACACCCTGACGCTTTGGGTTGGGAGCTTGGCACTCGCCTTCTCGAACGTGCCCAGTGGGATTGCCTACGCGATCGCGGCTACGTTGCTTCTAGTCTACATTTGCTGGAAAGCCCGTAAGTATTCCCGGTCAAGGGGTTAAAGGTTTCCGACTATGCTTGGAAGTGCTGAAGTTATTTGTGTTGGCACCGAACTGCTACTAGGCGAGATTCTAAACAGCAATGCCCAATTCCTAGCACAAGAGTTTGCTAGACTGGGCATTCCCCACTATTACCAGACCGTTGTGGGAGACAATGTTCTGCGTCTTCAAAAAACATTGGCGATCGCCTGTGAACGCTCCCAAATTATTGTTTTCACCGGGGGACTGGGGCCAACGCCGGATGATCTGACCACCGAGGCGATCGCGGATTTCTTTGACACTCCTCTCATTGAACAGGCCGATGTCCTAGACGATATTACCCAAAAGTTTATTCGTCGGGGGCGGGAGATGTCGCCCAGCAACCGCAAACAGGCATTGATCCCCCAAGGAGCTTCGGTGCTGCCCAATCGCCTGGGAACGGCTCCGGG encodes:
- the rplT gene encoding 50S ribosomal protein L20, coding for MARVKRGNVARKRRKKILKLAKGFRGSHSKLFRTANQQVMKALRNAYRDRRKRKRDFRRLWIARINAAARQHGMSYSQLIGNLKKADIQINRKMLAQMAVLDPSGFAKVVEAAGKAS
- the rpmI gene encoding 50S ribosomal protein L35, which codes for MPKLKSRKAAAKRFRRSGSGKIMRRKAFKNHILQHKTATRKRRLSQPAVVNERDAENVELMLPYL
- a CDS encoding undecaprenyl/decaprenyl-phosphate alpha-N-acetylglucosaminyl 1-phosphate transferase, which codes for MPSYLYHLAAFVISAAIVVVTTPLVKAVGLKSGYYDPPGGRKVHKKPMVRLGGVSIFIGCLVALLTVWGLGGFGTLPSDKEYEVWGVTIGGLAFFLIGLADDLFNLPPLVRLLLQSAVAACAWSVGVQIEFLTVPFMGLISLDPWISLPITVVWLVGMTNAINWIDGLDGLAAGVSGIAAMVMLVVCLFMNQPAAALIAAALAGGCLGFLRYNFNPAQIFMGDGGSYYMGFTLAGIAVIGLVKSVTTVAVLLPYVILAVPILDMSAVILDRLRNGKSPFKADKRHLHHRLLNAGLSHRFTVLFIYTLTLWVGSLALAFSNVPSGIAYAIAATLLLVYICWKARKYSRSRG
- a CDS encoding transporter substrate-binding domain-containing protein, giving the protein MTNRRGLKWIAALMLVATTMGAQISSASLPIYAAELDEIIERGYLVVAVKDNWQPLGFRDDDGELVGLEIEIAHRLAAELLGDPTAVELIPVQNSDRLSVLLTGEVDLVIAGMTATDGRSRLVSFSTPYYLDGTALITRSPDIQDISDVSGVVAVLEGSSAISTVRSRLPDVDMIGVSSYQEALEHLENGEAIAFAGDTSILAGWVQEYPTYHVLPTVLSVDALAIAMPRGNQYYPLYQKINDAIASWYEDGWLSEQLDYWGLP